In Alkalihalobacillus sp. AL-G, the genomic stretch AGAGAGCGACGTGCTTTTTCATGTTTGACAATCAATTTTTCTTCTGTTGCGTCATTTTCCGAGTCCTCGCCGTACTCTAGCTCGATCAATTCTAGAAGCTCTTCAATCTCGTCATAGAATTCTCCGTCCGGTTCGTGTTCCATGTATCGAACCGCTTCTCTTTCTGCCTCACGAAACATACCCAGATGTGCATAATTGTTTGCCATAAAATAATAGCATTCCGAAATATCGGGATCGATGTCACTGACGATGTATTCAAGTAAATCATTCGATTCAATAAAATCGCCAAGTTCTGCATGCGTCGCTGCTAGCTGGCATAAGTAAGTAGGGTCTTTCGGTTCTATTTCAACTGCACGTTCAAATAAGCGTTTTGCCTTATATAAATCCTTTTTTTGATAGGCTTTTAATCCTTTTCGAAAAAATTGCTCCCCGGTTCGAGCAAATGGAATTACATTTGCTCTTTGTTGCATAATGCTTTCGTTTACTTTCATTTACTACCCTCACCCGTTCTCTGAAACTCTCTTTCGAAAGTATAACATAGGAGAGTAAGGACGAACACAGGTAATTCATGTATGTACGTGGTGTTTCGGATAGCTCTTTGTTCCGTCGGTATTTTTCGAATTTACTAGCTGCCTCTTCATAAAATATCCAAATTAGGTGCAAAGTGGACACTCCACTTTTTTATTTTAGATTCGTACATGGGGCTCAAGAAATGTTCATTAATTGGATAGATTTACGGATGTAAATCCTCCTGTCACAGGTACTTAGTTGTTAATTACTATTAAAATACTCTGCGAAAATTGTAAGCGGACTATAGTCTGCATGCACCCGAGTTATGACAGAAATGCGCTATGGAATTTTGAATAATCACCTCTAAAGTTGGTGAATCATAGCTGATGATGCTATCTAAATACGATAATTCGACACGAAGTTCGACACCGTATTTTACCGGTTGGGTGGAATATAGAATGTATCTCCGTTTCGCAGTTTTTTCTTCACTTTCGCAGTTAATTTGGAGATTTCGCAGTTCCTTACACGGATCTCGTAGTTCCTCGCCCAAAGAGTATGCGTGAACATCCTCTGGTAGGCGTAGGAATCTCGTTTTCACGAGGAAATGCCTAAGTTTGACGCGGAATTTTGATTTTTCACACGGAACTAGGGGAGTTTGACGCGGAAATCTTATTTTTGACGCGAAAGTGCAGGAACTTGAAGCAGGAATCGGTTTCGAAGATATATCCGCCCCGTTTCACATCCTAAATTTTCCATATAAATTCGTTGATTTTTGAAATTTCGCCTCTGATTTCGTAATTAATCTTTAGATTTCCCAAAAACTTACGTTTTGCGAAATTTCACGCCCCAACTCACTCAACTTCATCAGCTTGTGCCTTGAATTTACAACTTCACCTATATAGGAAAAACCCGATTTGACTGGTCCCATCAATTCGGGTCTTCACTCTTTTTCATATGCCGTTGTTCGAGCACGGATAGAACATCATCAAGCGGTAGCTTTTGCTCCTTCAAAAGGACAAGCAAATGATAAATAAGGTCCGCTGACTCCCAGGATAACTCGTCTTTATCACGATTTTTCGCTGCGATAATGACTTCGGACGCCTCTTCGCCGACCTTCTTCAAAATTTTATCGATACCCTCTTCAAATAGATACGTTGTATAGGCATCTTTCGGTCGCTCCTTCTCACGCTCGGCAATCACCGATTCCAGCTGTGACAATATCGCAAACCTGTCCGAACGAGCTCCATCACTGACCTTCTTTTCCTCTATGATCGCTTTGCCTCCGCCGATTTTATCCCAGTCGTGCAGCACAGACCTGCCTTCGCCGATGTTTTCTCCAGACTCCAGCAATGATCCGCCAAAACAGCTATTGCTTCCCGTGTGACACGCGGGTCCGGATGGCTCCACGAGTGCGACCAACGCATCCTGATCACAGTCATAGCGCAAATCAACGATCCGCTGGGTGTTCCCAGACGTTTCTCCCTTGTGCCAAAGTTTCTGACGGGACCGGCTATAAAACCAAGTCTCCCGCGTTTCCAATGATTTTCCGAGCGACTCTTCATTCATGTAAGCTAGAGTCAGAACCTCTTTAGTCCCGACATCCTGAACGACACAAGGAATCAAGCCGCTCTCATCAAAGCGCAGTTCCTCTATTTTCATCGTATGTTCACCCCTCGTTCTATTAAAAACTCTTTCACAGCCGTAATCGACGTCTCTTTATAGTGAAAAATCGATGCTGCCAACGCCGCGTCAGCATCCGCCACTTTAAAAACCTCATAAAAATCATCAGCAGATCCGGCACCCCCTGACGCAATCACAGGCACGGTGACTGAATCGCGAACCGCCTTTGTCAGCTTTAAATGGAACCCGGATTTCCCGCCGTCCTGATCCATACTCGTCAACAGCAATTCTCCAGCCCCTCGCTTGACCGCTTCCTTCGCCCAGTCAATCACGTCCCAGTCCGTTGCACGTTGACCACCATTCGTGTAAACGCGCCACGACCGCATTTCCTTATCATAACGGGCATCAATCGCGACCACGATGCATTGGGAACCAAAATATTCGGAACCGATCGTAATGAGCTCGGGCTGTTTGACCGCTGCCGTGTTCAGCGACACTTTATCCGCTCCAGCCCGTAAAACCGCCTTGATGTCTTCAAGCGAGTTGATTCCGCCTCCTACCGTAAAAGGAATCGCAAGTGTTGCCGCAACCCGCTCAACTAGGCCGATAATGATGTTTCGACGTTCATTTGAAGCTGAAATATCGAGAAAAATCAGTTCGTCCGCACCTTGTTCATCGTACGCTTTTGCAAGCTCAATCGGATCGCCGGCATCCTTCAGTCCGACAAACTGAATGCCCTTCACGACCCGGCCATCCTTTACATCAAGACACGGAATGATCCGTTTTGTAATCATACTAACCAGTCACCTTCTCAAGTGCTTCTCGCAGCGTAAATTGCTTCGTATATAACGCTTTTCCGACGATCGCACCAATAATTCCGACATCACGGCTCTCAGCAAGTTTACCGACATCCTCCAAAGAGCTTACGCCACCAGATGCAATCACCTCCGCACCTGTCTCTGCGGCGATTTCCGTAATCGCGGACAGGTTCGGTCCTGTTAACGTCCCATCCCGAGAGATATCGGTAAAAATAAGCGTTTTTGCCCCGGCGTCCACAAGCTCCCTTGCCAGGTCTATCGCGGAGACTTCAGACGTATTCAACCAGCCCTCTGTCGCGACATATCCATCCCGCGCATCGAGACCAATCGCAATCCGATCTCCGTATGTTTGCAGCATTTGTTTCGTAAAATCGGGTCTGTTTACAGCGATGCTTCCAAGAATGACCCGATCAACTCCATTTTCGAGATAGTAGCGGATGTCCCTCTCTGAACGGATCCCTCCGCCAACCTGCACTTTCATCCCTAATTCAGCTGCGACCTGCAAGACGTATTTGTCATTTACTTTTCCTGCGGATTTCGCGCCGTCTAGATCGACCATATGAATCCATTTCGCACCTTCGCCCGCAAATCGTTGGGCCATTTCGAAAGGGGAGTCCCCATAAACCGTTTCCTGATCGTAGTCGCCCTGATAAAGGCGAACACATTTCCCGCCACGCATATCAATCGCTGGATATAGATCAAATCGCATCTCATGTCACCTCTCCCGTACGTAATTTGCAAAGTTTTTCAAAATCTTCAGACCAGCAACACTGCTTTTTTCAGGATGGAATTGCGCTCCGAAAATCGTGTCACTCCCGACAACCGCAGGAACTTCCTCATAGTAATCGGCCGTCGCCAACAGCACGTTTCTCTTGTCGGTTTTCACATAATACGAATGGACAAAGTACACGTGATTCGCCTGAAGGTCCGTTAATAATCGGGACGCAGGCTTTTTGATGATCAACTCATTCCATCCCATGTGCGGAACCTTATAATGCGCACCATCAACCGTCGTCCCTGAAAAACGAACGACCCGACCCGGCAACAATCCTAAGCCGGTTGTTATGCCGTTCTCCTCGCTCTCCTCAAATAAAAGCTGCATCCCGAGGCATATTCCGAGAATCGGCTTTCCCGCTTGGGCATTGCGGACGATATACTGATCCATCCCGCTTTCCTTCAACGCATGCATTGCGTCCTTAAACGCACCAACTCCTGGTAGGAGCAGTGCATCTACCTCGTCCAGCTCGCTTTTTTCACCTGATAAAATATGATCGATTTCGAGCCTTCGCAACGCATTCATGACCGAATGAAGATTTCCCATCCCGTAATCAATGATCCCGATCATCCTGCTACAGCATTCCTTTCGTCGATGGCACACCAGTCACACGTGGATCTAGCATTGTCGCTTCATCCAATGCCCTTCCGAGTGCTTTGAAAATCGCCTCGATCATATGGTGTGTATTTACCCCGTGATGGACAATAATATGCAAATTCATGCGTGACTCTAATGCAAGTTTCCATAAAAACTCGTGAACAAGCTCTGTATCGAACGTTCCAACCTTTTGCGAAGGAAAGGAAGCGTTGAACTCAAGGTGCGGCCGGTTGCTAAGATCGACAACGGCCTGCGCGAGTGCCTCATCCATCGGCACAAAGGCATTCCCGTAGCGGCGGATTCCCTGCTTATCACCAAGCGCCTCCTGCAGTGCTTGCCCGAGACAAATAGCAATATCCTCGGTCGTATGATGGTCGTCAATCTCCGTATCCCCTACCGCTTCAACAGAAAGGTTAAACAATCCATGGCGCGTAAAAAGATCAAGCATATGATTCAAAAATGGAACAGGGCACTGCATGCTTGCTGCACCGCTGCCATCGATTTGAAGCGTCAATGCTATACCGGTCTCATTCGTTTTTCGCTGAATAGTAGATGTTCGTTCCTGTGTCATAAGCTAATTGTCCTCCAATCGTTTATCAATCGCCCTCGCGTGAGCTTCAAGCCCCTCGAGCCGTGCGAGCTTACTGATTTTTCTTCCGTTATCGTAAAGTGCATCGGTACTATAATAGATGACACTCGTCTTCTTGATAAAATCATCGATGCCGAGCGGGCTTGAAAACCTTGCTGTGCCACTTGTCGGGAGCACGTGGTTCGGACCGGCAAAATAATCTCCGATAGGCTCTGCACTATTTTTCCCGATAAAAACAGCACCGGCATGCTTGATTTTTCCAAGCAATTCAAACGGCTCATCGGCGACGAGTTCCAGATGCTCTGGCGCCAGTTCGTTGATTGCATCCATCGCTTCATCCTCTGTTGTCACCACATAGATAACGCCATTGCTGATGACGGAAGCCTCGGCAATTTCTTTACGCGGCAAGCATTCCAACTGGCGGATCACCTCTTTAGACGTTTCCTTCGCCACTTTTGGAGAGATTGTAACGAGGACAGCCGATGCAAGCTGATCATGCTCTGCCTGGGATAATAGATCCGCAGCAAGAAGGACCGGGTCCGCCGTCTCGTCCGCGTAAATTACGATTTCACTCGGACCGGCGATCATATCGATGCCGACAAGCCCGAACACTTCCCGTTTCGCCAGTGCAACGTATATGTTTCCAGGGCCAACGATTTTGTCCACTGGCGGAATCGATTCGGTACCGTATGCAAATGCTCCGATCGCTTGAGCACCGCCTACCTTATAAATTTCAGTGACCCCGCCTTCGTTTGCCGCAACGAGGACACTTGCGGGCATCGAACCATCAGGGCGTGGCGGTGAAATGAGCGCGATCCGTTCGACTCCAGCAACCTTAGCAGGAAGGATGCCCATCAACACCGAGGAAGGATACTCCGCCGTTCCACCTGGCACATAGACACCGACAGAATCGAGTGGTGTCACCTTCTGACCAAGTACCGACCCGTCTTCCTTTGTCATCATCCACGATTGCTGGATTTGCTTTTCATGGTAAACTCGAA encodes the following:
- the hisD gene encoding histidinol dehydrogenase, encoding MKVRTLNGEKIRRRLDHGTDEQRKTVQSILERVKNEGDEVLFELTEKFDGAKLDTLKVSEKEIEQAYHSLDEDMIEIIREAAENIRVYHEKQIQQSWMMTKEDGSVLGQKVTPLDSVGVYVPGGTAEYPSSVLMGILPAKVAGVERIALISPPRPDGSMPASVLVAANEGGVTEIYKVGGAQAIGAFAYGTESIPPVDKIVGPGNIYVALAKREVFGLVGIDMIAGPSEIVIYADETADPVLLAADLLSQAEHDQLASAVLVTISPKVAKETSKEVIRQLECLPRKEIAEASVISNGVIYVVTTEDEAMDAINELAPEHLELVADEPFELLGKIKHAGAVFIGKNSAEPIGDYFAGPNHVLPTSGTARFSSPLGIDDFIKKTSVIYYSTDALYDNGRKISKLARLEGLEAHARAIDKRLEDN
- the hisF gene encoding imidazole glycerol phosphate synthase subunit HisF, with amino-acid sequence MITKRIIPCLDVKDGRVVKGIQFVGLKDAGDPIELAKAYDEQGADELIFLDISASNERRNIIIGLVERVAATLAIPFTVGGGINSLEDIKAVLRAGADKVSLNTAAVKQPELITIGSEYFGSQCIVVAIDARYDKEMRSWRVYTNGGQRATDWDVIDWAKEAVKRGAGELLLTSMDQDGGKSGFHLKLTKAVRDSVTVPVIASGGAGSADDFYEVFKVADADAALAASIFHYKETSITAVKEFLIERGVNIR
- the hisB gene encoding imidazoleglycerol-phosphate dehydratase HisB; translation: MTQERTSTIQRKTNETGIALTLQIDGSGAASMQCPVPFLNHMLDLFTRHGLFNLSVEAVGDTEIDDHHTTEDIAICLGQALQEALGDKQGIRRYGNAFVPMDEALAQAVVDLSNRPHLEFNASFPSQKVGTFDTELVHEFLWKLALESRMNLHIIVHHGVNTHHMIEAIFKALGRALDEATMLDPRVTGVPSTKGML
- the hisH gene encoding imidazole glycerol phosphate synthase subunit HisH; the protein is MIGIIDYGMGNLHSVMNALRRLEIDHILSGEKSELDEVDALLLPGVGAFKDAMHALKESGMDQYIVRNAQAGKPILGICLGMQLLFEESEENGITTGLGLLPGRVVRFSGTTVDGAHYKVPHMGWNELIIKKPASRLLTDLQANHVYFVHSYYVKTDKRNVLLATADYYEEVPAVVGSDTIFGAQFHPEKSSVAGLKILKNFANYVRER
- the hisA gene encoding 1-(5-phosphoribosyl)-5-[(5-phosphoribosylamino)methylideneamino]imidazole-4-carboxamide isomerase, with amino-acid sequence MRFDLYPAIDMRGGKCVRLYQGDYDQETVYGDSPFEMAQRFAGEGAKWIHMVDLDGAKSAGKVNDKYVLQVAAELGMKVQVGGGIRSERDIRYYLENGVDRVILGSIAVNRPDFTKQMLQTYGDRIAIGLDARDGYVATEGWLNTSEVSAIDLARELVDAGAKTLIFTDISRDGTLTGPNLSAITEIAAETGAEVIASGGVSSLEDVGKLAESRDVGIIGAIVGKALYTKQFTLREALEKVTG
- the hisIE gene encoding bifunctional phosphoribosyl-AMP cyclohydrolase/phosphoribosyl-ATP diphosphatase HisIE — protein: MKIEELRFDESGLIPCVVQDVGTKEVLTLAYMNEESLGKSLETRETWFYSRSRQKLWHKGETSGNTQRIVDLRYDCDQDALVALVEPSGPACHTGSNSCFGGSLLESGENIGEGRSVLHDWDKIGGGKAIIEEKKVSDGARSDRFAILSQLESVIAEREKERPKDAYTTYLFEEGIDKILKKVGEEASEVIIAAKNRDKDELSWESADLIYHLLVLLKEQKLPLDDVLSVLEQRHMKKSEDPN